A section of the Mangifera indica cultivar Alphonso chromosome 12, CATAS_Mindica_2.1, whole genome shotgun sequence genome encodes:
- the LOC123193639 gene encoding putative clathrin assembly protein At1g03050 — protein sequence MAPSKLKQAIGAVKDRTSIGLAKVGNSNSLSDLEVAIVKATRHEECPAEEKYIREILSLTSYSRAYISACVSLISKRLNKTKNWTVALKTLMLIQRLLADGDPAYEQEIFFSTRRGTRLLNMSDFRDTSHSNSWDFSAFVRTYALYLDERLEFRMQGRRGKRSKFGIDEDEEEVGSSYAKSTPVRDMKTENLFSRVHHMQQVLERFLACRPTGSAKSNRVVIVALYPVVKESFQLYYDMTEILGILIDRFMELDVNDSVKVHEIFCRISKQYDELDMLYSWCKSVGIARTSEYPEVEKITPKKLELMDEFIRDKSALAQNKKPVSPELKKQEPEEEDEREAETTTEEKESLDTMKALPPPEGFFCEFPDESEKPKEKEQETVKEEIKTPQLEADLLNLADDSVTTEEHGDKLALALFDGNAPVGPAPTPGWNAFKEDTADWETALVQSASMFSQQQASLGGGFDMLLLDGLYQQSTAAAAMAANPATGSSSSVALGSIGRPATLALPAPPSTTQSTINNEDPFAASNAVAPPPYVQMSDLEKKQKLLVEEQLMWQHYARDGMQGHIGMAKLQSNSYNMGGYTSGY from the exons ATGGCTCCAAGCAAGTTAAAGCAAGCCATTGGGGCAGTGAAGGACAGGACAAGCATTGGGCTAGCGAAAGTGGGCAACAGTAACTCACTTTCGGACCTTGAAGTGGCGATTGTGAAGGCAACAAGACATGAAGAGTGCCCGGCTGAGGAAAAATACATAAGAGAAATACTTAGCTTAACTTCATATTCTCGTGCTTACATTAGTGCATGTGTGAGCTTAATCTCCAAACGCTTAAACAAGACGAAAAATTGGACAGTTGCATTAAAGACACTTATGTTGATCCAACGCCTACTTGCTGACGGTGATCCTGCATATGAGCAAGAGATTTTCTTCTCAACTAGGCGTGGGACTCGACTTCTCAACATGTCAGATTTCAGAGACACCTCACATTCTAATTCATGGGATTTCTCAGCATTTGTTCGCACTTATGCCTTGTATCTCGATGAACGACTAGAGTTCAGGATGCAAGGTCGACGTGGGAAGCGTAGCAAGTTTggaattgatgaagatgaagaagaagttgGGTCATCCTATGCAAAGTCAACACCAGTTCGTGacatgaaaactgaaaatctattTTCAAGGGTTCATCATATGCAACAAGTCTTAGAACGCTTTTTAGCTTGCCGCCCAACAG GTTCAGCAAAGAGCAACAGGGTGGTAATTGTTGCTCTGTACCCCGTGGTGAAAGAAAGTTTTCAGTTATATTACGACATGACAGAAATATTGGGTATCCTGATAGACCGTTTCATGGAGCTAGACGTTAATGATTCCGTTAAGGTGCATGAGATCTTTTGTCGTATCTCAAAACAGTATGATGAGCTTGATATGTTATACAGCTGGTGCAAAAGTGTTGGAATTGCACGCACTTCTGAGTATCCTGAAGTTGAGAAAATAACACCCAAAAAGCTTGAACTAATGGATGAGTTTATACGTGACAAGTCTGCATTGGCACAAAACAAAAAGCCAGTAAGTCCAGAATTGAAGAAACAGGAaccagaagaagaagatgaaagggAAGCCGAAACAAcaacagaagaaaaagaaagcctGGATACTATGAAAGCTCTACCACCACCAGAGGGTTTCTTCTGTGAGTTCCCAGATGAATCagaaaaaccaaaagaaaaagaacaagagaCTGTGAAAGAAGAGATAAAAACACCACAATTAGAAGCTGACCTGTTGAACTTAGCAGACGATTCCGTAACAACAGAAGAACACGGTGATAAATTGGCTTTAGCGTTatttgatggaaatgcacccgTTGGTCCTGCACCAACTCCAGGATGGAATGCCTTCAAAGAGGATACAGCAGATTGGGAAACAGCTTTGGTTCAATCAGCAAGCATGTTTTCGCAACAACAGGCCTCACTTGGGGGTGGCTTCGATATGTTATTATTGGATGGATTGTACCAACAAAGTACAGCTGCGGCCGCAATGGCTGCTAATCCAGCAACAGGAAGTTCAAGTAGTGTTGCACTTGGGTCAATAGGAAGGCCAGCAACGTTGGCATTGCCCGCACCTCCATCAACAACGCAAAGTACAATAAATAATGAAGACCCATTTGCAGCGTCAAATGCGGTGGCACCACCACCATACGTACAAATGTCAGATCtagaaaagaagcaaaagctTCTGGTGGAAGAACAGCTAATGTGGCAACATTATGCAAGGGATGGGATGCAAGGACACATTGGGATGGCTAAATTACAATCCAATTCTTACAACATGGGAGGTTATACATCGGGCTATTAA